The Pontibacter pudoricolor genome contains a region encoding:
- a CDS encoding T9SS type A sorting domain-containing protein has product MKTFTKILFISTLVSSHLLGFTAIAANAIRNSTEEGVAPVYKDGSKIWKLKQEKKGGLVVSAQNARPVFITSDADHTCSQIYAAAVAPSFHVEVPKAEKSLYASVVLASFMPGRDVKTVPSINAYPNPSKGYTRLTLTQSGGDNYKIRISNTIGRVIFTKDLASTEAKEITLDMSPYPSGVYFYSLLVNDKTVETKRLILQK; this is encoded by the coding sequence ATGAAGACTTTTACAAAAATATTATTTATATCAACACTGGTAAGTTCGCACTTGCTGGGCTTTACGGCCATAGCTGCGAACGCTATCAGAAACAGCACTGAAGAAGGTGTCGCACCGGTCTATAAAGATGGCAGCAAAATCTGGAAGCTAAAGCAGGAGAAGAAAGGGGGGCTTGTGGTATCAGCGCAAAATGCACGCCCTGTGTTTATAACCTCTGATGCAGACCATACCTGCTCGCAGATTTATGCAGCTGCCGTAGCGCCATCTTTCCATGTTGAAGTGCCTAAAGCAGAGAAAAGCCTGTATGCATCGGTTGTACTGGCATCGTTTATGCCGGGCCGCGATGTAAAAACGGTGCCTTCCATTAACGCTTATCCAAACCCGTCGAAAGGGTACACCCGCTTAACACTTACACAGTCGGGCGGCGACAACTATAAGATCAGGATATCGAACACCATAGGCCGTGTTATTTTTACAAAAGACCTGGCTTCTACTGAGGCAAAAGAAATTACGCTGGATATGAGTCCGTACCCATCTGGTGTTTATTTCTATAGTTTACTTGTTAACGATAAGACCGTAGAAACCAAGCGACTGATCCTTCAGAAATAA
- the rlmB gene encoding 23S rRNA (guanosine(2251)-2'-O)-methyltransferase RlmB, translating into MESRNNRYLSGGSYGRPRAPKEDKLEMIFGSRPILEAMLAGKVLEKIFLLRGAKNPTTDEILAEAKKLDVPVVTVPVEKLNNLTRKNHQGAVAFISPITYLPLHEIVTSLFEKGKTPLLLILDRVTDVRNFGSIARNAECMGVDAIVIPSRGGAQINADAMKTSAGALNLVPVCREPNLKETIDYLKDYGVQIVACTEKTEENLTDDKVDMVGPTAILMGSEEDGISPEYLKRADARVRIPLMGQIGSLNVSVATGIILYEAMSQRLREAN; encoded by the coding sequence ATGGAGAGCAGGAATAACAGATATTTGAGCGGTGGCAGCTACGGCAGGCCAAGAGCTCCGAAAGAAGATAAATTAGAGATGATATTCGGCTCCCGGCCAATATTGGAAGCCATGCTGGCTGGCAAAGTACTGGAAAAGATATTTCTGCTGCGTGGGGCAAAAAACCCGACTACCGATGAGATTCTCGCTGAAGCCAAAAAACTGGATGTGCCTGTCGTAACTGTGCCGGTTGAGAAGCTGAACAACCTGACGCGTAAGAACCACCAGGGAGCGGTGGCATTCATTTCGCCGATCACGTATTTGCCGCTGCACGAAATTGTTACTTCCCTTTTCGAAAAAGGTAAAACTCCCTTGCTGCTTATCTTAGACCGTGTGACGGATGTTCGTAACTTCGGCTCCATTGCCCGAAACGCAGAATGTATGGGTGTGGATGCGATCGTTATTCCAAGTCGTGGCGGTGCACAGATAAATGCGGATGCCATGAAAACATCGGCAGGTGCGCTTAACCTGGTACCGGTGTGCCGCGAGCCAAACCTGAAAGAAACGATAGATTATCTGAAGGATTATGGTGTGCAGATCGTAGCCTGTACCGAAAAAACAGAAGAAAACCTGACAGACGATAAAGTAGACATGGTTGGCCCGACTGCTATACTGATGGGAAGCGAAGAAGACGGTATTTCTCCGGAGTATCTGAAGCGTGCAGATGCCAGAGTCCGTATTCCGTTGATGGGACAGATCGGATCTTTAAACGTATCCGTAGCCACTGGTATTATTCTTTACGAAGCCATGAGTCAGCGTTTGCGCGAGGCTAACTAA
- a CDS encoding glycosyltransferase family 117 protein — MTDYRKINNLVGWVVFLIATVVYVLTLEPTASFWDAGEFIACSYKLLVPHPPGAPFYLLVGRMFSMFAGDPSQVAWWVNLMSALCSSFTVLFLFWTITIFAKKLLIKEGEAPTAGNILLVMGAGVVGALAYTFSDSAWFSAVEAEVYAMSSFFTAIVFWAMLRWEEKVGEAHSDKWLVLIAYLVGLSIGAHLLNLVTIPALAFIYYYRLYKPTLTGGLVAFAISAVIVMAILWGVIPGLPSVAGRVEVFFVNSLGMPFGTGLIIFVLLVVTAIAYGINYSVKHNKRVLNTALLSLVFVLIGYSSYMIIPIRSSYDPTIDENDPDDIMSVVSYLKREQYGDRPLLYGPQYNAQPIGQEEGAKRYIKGDKKYIETQPKIEPVYDDKDLTLLPRIYSDNPQHIDEYKKWVDLREGQMPTFGQNISYLLNYQLGHMYWRYFLWNFVGRESDVQNAGVVWFVDNEPGLPEQVAESKARNNFFALPLIIGILGLIYQVRKDEKNAFIVGLLFFFTGLAIALYLNQPPSEPRERDYTFAGSYYAFSIWIGLGVVGLAALLEKVLRSDGTRAAVATMICLLVPGIMAAEGWDDHDRSKRYQSVDSARNLLDSVAPNGILFTNGDNDTFPLWYVQEVEGYRTDVRVAVLSYLNTDWYVEQMMRPSYKSAPWPLTLGIENYRQGTNDYLPFDQKPQVAAGIDLKQFIELVKQNHPALQVQYGGGNTLLTFPTKTFVLNVDKEKVDNMNFIPEEKEGEIVDQMKWVINKSLLEKKHLVMLDLLATNNWERPIYFSTTVNSADFIGLSEYFQLDGLAWRIVPVKTSADKDQGFLSSPGYLNKEVMYNNLMKEFEFRNFDDPSIFYDENYYRFTANARDKFGKLAAAYLAEGNKQRAKELVDYCFKVMPLETVPYDYYTPQFISIYAGLGEQKKAEKLLNDMAKSSGQALNYYLSKGALFDMEIQTNLLVMQQLVFAAQELGMQERALELERQFTQYLQSMRR; from the coding sequence ATGACAGACTATCGAAAGATAAATAACCTTGTAGGTTGGGTCGTATTTTTAATCGCGACCGTTGTGTATGTGCTAACCCTTGAGCCGACGGCCAGTTTCTGGGATGCCGGTGAGTTTATTGCCTGCTCTTACAAACTGCTGGTGCCGCACCCTCCGGGAGCTCCGTTTTACCTGCTGGTAGGCCGTATGTTCTCTATGTTTGCCGGCGACCCGTCGCAGGTGGCATGGTGGGTAAACCTGATGTCTGCACTCTGCAGTTCTTTCACGGTGCTGTTCCTGTTCTGGACGATCACCATTTTTGCTAAAAAGTTACTTATAAAAGAAGGCGAAGCCCCGACTGCAGGCAATATCCTGCTGGTAATGGGTGCCGGTGTAGTAGGTGCCTTAGCTTATACTTTCTCTGATTCTGCCTGGTTCTCAGCTGTAGAGGCCGAAGTGTATGCTATGTCGTCGTTCTTTACGGCTATCGTTTTCTGGGCCATGCTGCGCTGGGAAGAAAAAGTTGGCGAAGCACATTCTGATAAGTGGCTGGTGCTTATTGCCTACCTGGTCGGCCTTTCGATAGGTGCCCACTTACTGAACCTGGTAACTATACCTGCCCTTGCGTTTATTTACTACTATAGATTGTATAAGCCAACTTTAACAGGTGGCCTGGTTGCTTTTGCTATCAGTGCGGTTATAGTTATGGCAATCCTTTGGGGCGTTATACCGGGGCTGCCTTCTGTGGCAGGCAGAGTAGAAGTGTTCTTTGTAAACTCGCTGGGCATGCCGTTTGGCACTGGCCTGATCATATTTGTTTTACTTGTAGTAACAGCTATCGCTTATGGCATTAATTACTCTGTAAAACATAACAAACGCGTTTTAAACACAGCTCTGCTAAGTCTGGTTTTTGTACTGATAGGTTATTCTTCCTACATGATTATCCCGATCCGCTCGTCTTATGATCCAACTATAGATGAGAACGATCCGGACGATATTATGAGCGTGGTGTCTTATCTGAAGCGTGAGCAGTACGGCGACCGTCCTTTACTATATGGTCCGCAGTACAACGCACAGCCAATTGGCCAGGAAGAAGGTGCCAAACGTTATATTAAAGGTGATAAGAAATACATCGAGACACAGCCTAAAATTGAGCCTGTTTACGATGATAAAGACCTGACGCTGCTGCCACGTATTTATAGCGACAACCCGCAGCACATAGATGAATATAAGAAGTGGGTAGATCTGCGCGAAGGGCAAATGCCAACGTTTGGGCAGAACATAAGTTATTTACTGAACTACCAGCTGGGGCACATGTACTGGCGCTACTTCCTGTGGAATTTTGTAGGCCGCGAAAGCGATGTGCAGAATGCCGGTGTGGTGTGGTTTGTTGATAATGAGCCAGGTTTGCCGGAGCAGGTTGCCGAAAGCAAAGCCCGTAATAATTTCTTCGCGTTGCCGCTTATTATAGGGATACTTGGTTTGATATACCAGGTGCGCAAAGATGAAAAGAATGCCTTTATAGTTGGCCTGTTATTCTTCTTTACGGGACTGGCGATTGCGCTTTACCTGAACCAGCCACCATCCGAGCCGCGTGAGCGAGATTATACATTTGCCGGCTCTTACTACGCATTCAGCATCTGGATTGGCCTGGGTGTTGTTGGTCTGGCTGCCTTATTGGAAAAAGTGCTGCGTAGCGATGGCACCCGTGCCGCTGTTGCAACTATGATCTGCTTGCTGGTGCCTGGTATTATGGCTGCCGAAGGCTGGGATGACCACGATCGTTCCAAACGTTATCAGTCTGTAGACTCTGCCCGCAACCTGCTTGATTCTGTAGCACCAAATGGTATCCTCTTCACGAACGGCGATAACGATACGTTCCCGCTATGGTATGTGCAGGAAGTAGAGGGTTACCGTACCGACGTACGCGTGGCCGTACTAAGCTACCTGAACACCGACTGGTATGTAGAGCAGATGATGCGTCCGTCTTACAAGTCAGCGCCATGGCCGCTTACGCTTGGTATCGAGAACTACCGCCAGGGAACAAATGATTATCTGCCTTTCGATCAGAAACCGCAGGTAGCAGCTGGTATCGACCTGAAACAGTTTATAGAACTGGTAAAGCAAAACCACCCGGCGCTACAGGTGCAGTACGGTGGCGGCAATACACTGCTGACCTTCCCGACGAAGACTTTTGTGCTGAATGTAGATAAGGAAAAAGTGGATAACATGAACTTTATTCCGGAAGAGAAAGAAGGGGAGATAGTAGATCAGATGAAGTGGGTGATCAACAAATCGTTGCTCGAGAAAAAGCACCTTGTTATGCTGGACCTGCTGGCTACCAATAACTGGGAAAGACCTATATACTTCTCAACTACAGTTAACAGTGCAGATTTTATTGGGTTATCAGAATACTTCCAGCTCGATGGTCTGGCCTGGCGCATAGTTCCGGTTAAAACATCAGCAGATAAGGACCAGGGTTTCCTTAGTTCGCCAGGTTACCTGAACAAAGAGGTTATGTATAACAACCTGATGAAGGAATTCGAGTTCCGTAATTTTGATGATCCAAGCATTTTCTATGACGAGAATTACTATCGTTTTACAGCAAATGCCCGCGATAAATTCGGAAAGCTGGCTGCAGCGTACCTGGCAGAGGGAAATAAGCAGCGTGCGAAAGAACTTGTTGATTACTGTTTCAAGGTAATGCCTCTGGAAACCGTTCCTTATGATTACTATACGCCGCAGTTCATATCAATTTACGCTGGGTTAGGCGAACAGAAGAAAGCTGAAAAGCTGTTGAATGATATGGCTAAAAGTTCTGGCCAGGCTCTAAATTATTACCTGTCAAAAGGTGCGCTTTTTGATATGGAAATACAGACCAATTTGCTTGTAATGCAGCAGCTGGTGTTTGCCGCTCAGGAACTGGGTATGCAGGAGCGTGCCCTTGAGCTGGAACGACAGTTTACCCAATACCTGCAAAGTATGCGTCGTTAA
- a CDS encoding GWxTD domain-containing protein yields the protein MAPKAVVYSLLLSISLAASCGQVSRTGQQSAAPGQRTTPAPEVSMQYTWRATPDSIHFYLSFYDVSRLMELHRTATRLTYHVRGDNNEMLLRDTVQVADQAGAGNKEGVRMDITVPGAIVKSPNILHIKLWQRFAGEASVHSDFKIDLQQGMLDKTALLVIASTGRPLIQNYITTSDSLVLENPGPETAMKVYYFNTEFSPALPPMSQRPELQPKTLQPLDSLTIASQDTVTFEREGLYLLWAGTPYAKGLLVEPWSYPMVTMAKEMLQPLIYLTTSAEREKLFKASDPKKAVDDFWLSVAGEKQLARELIRTYYGRVEHANKLYTSHKPGWTTDRGMIYMIFGPPSDISRIANTETWIYRESDMQPYTKFVFTKKQNNFTENHYELIRRREYEESWYSAVAKWRAGITDI from the coding sequence ATGGCTCCGAAAGCGGTAGTTTATAGTTTGCTTTTAAGCATAAGCTTAGCCGCATCCTGCGGGCAGGTATCCAGAACGGGACAGCAGTCTGCTGCACCCGGCCAACGTACTACTCCGGCGCCTGAAGTAAGCATGCAATATACCTGGCGCGCTACTCCCGATAGTATTCATTTTTATCTGTCCTTTTATGATGTTAGCCGCCTGATGGAGCTGCATCGTACTGCCACAAGGCTGACTTACCACGTTAGAGGAGACAATAACGAGATGCTTCTGAGAGATACAGTGCAGGTAGCAGACCAGGCTGGTGCCGGTAACAAAGAAGGTGTCCGGATGGATATTACTGTACCTGGAGCTATAGTTAAGAGCCCGAATATACTGCACATTAAACTATGGCAACGGTTTGCCGGGGAGGCCAGTGTCCATTCTGATTTTAAAATTGACCTTCAGCAAGGCATGCTCGATAAAACTGCCCTGCTGGTAATTGCCAGTACCGGTAGGCCGCTTATTCAAAACTATATCACCACTTCTGATTCGCTGGTACTGGAAAACCCTGGTCCGGAAACCGCTATGAAGGTTTATTATTTTAACACTGAATTTTCACCTGCTTTGCCACCTATGTCGCAGCGCCCGGAATTACAACCTAAAACACTTCAACCGCTTGACTCGCTAACTATAGCCTCGCAGGATACGGTAACGTTCGAAAGAGAGGGTTTGTACCTGCTATGGGCCGGGACACCTTATGCAAAAGGGCTGCTGGTAGAACCATGGAGCTATCCGATGGTGACAATGGCGAAAGAAATGCTGCAGCCTCTCATTTATCTTACCACATCTGCGGAGCGCGAAAAACTATTTAAGGCAAGTGATCCTAAAAAAGCGGTAGACGATTTCTGGCTGAGTGTAGCAGGCGAGAAGCAACTTGCCCGAGAGCTGATCCGCACCTATTATGGCCGTGTAGAGCACGCTAACAAACTTTATACCTCACATAAACCTGGCTGGACCACCGACCGCGGCATGATCTATATGATCTTCGGGCCACCGAGCGATATCAGCAGAATAGCCAATACAGAAACCTGGATCTACCGCGAATCAGATATGCAACCGTATACCAAGTTCGTTTTTACGAAAAAACAGAATAACTTTACCGAAAATCATTATGAGCTGATACGGCGTCGTGAGTACGAAGAAAGCTGGTACAGCGCAGTTGCAAAATGGAGAGCAGGAATAACAGATATTTGA